A region from the Acomys russatus chromosome 20, mAcoRus1.1, whole genome shotgun sequence genome encodes:
- the LOC127204722 gene encoding protocadherin gamma-A10-like, translating to MAVQRNLSGRTKLVLLFLWIPWESAARQIRYSVPEELEKGSFVGNISKDLGLEPRELAERRVRIVSRGRSQLFSLNPRGGSLVTAGRIDREELCAQSAPCLVSFNILVEDRVRLFGIEIEVTDVNDNAPKFQAETLDVKINENVASGMRFPLPEAIDPDVGVNSLQSYKLSPNKHFSLGVQSRANGVKYPELVLEHSLDREEEAIHHLVLVASDGGNPPRSGTVLITVTVFDANDNAPVFTLPEYRVNIPENLPVGTQLLKVTATDKDEGANGEVTYSFRKSLDTKLLKFQLDKNTGEIKISENLDYEEMGFYEIEIQAEDGGAYLATAKVLITVEDVNDNDPEVTITSLFSPVTEDSPVGTVIALLNVHDLDSGQNGEVTCSISGSLPFKLEKSIDSYYRLVTQRALDREQVPSYNITVTATDGGNPPLSTQAHFTLQVADINDNPPTFPRTSYSTSVPENNPRGASIFSVTALDPDSRENAQIVYSLAEDTVEGAPLSSYISINSDTGILYALWSFDYEQFRELQVQVTASDSGKPPLHSNVSLTLYVLDQNDNSPEILYPTIPTDGSTGVELAPRSAELGYLVTKVVAVDRDSGQNAWLSYRLLKASEPGLFSVGLHTGEVRTARALLDRDALKQSLVVAVQDHGQPPLSSTVTLTIAVADSIPEVLADLGNLEPLPDSEASSLTLYLVVAVAAVSCVFLAFVIVLLALKLRRWHKSHVLRSSGDGLAGLPASHYVGVDGVRAFLQTYSHEVSLTADSRKSHLIFPQPNYADTLISQESCEKKDPLSLLDDSKCPVEVPEQKLNMMRTLSSLMVKKTQRKPEVLGRGSRIT from the exons ATGGCTGTTCAAAGGAATCTCTCAGGGCGCACCAAATTGGTCCTCCTTTTCCTGTGGATTCCCTGGGAGTCCGCAGCCCGGCAGATCCGCTACTCGGTTCCTGAGGAACTAGAGAAAGGCTCTTTTGTAGGTAACATCTCCAAGGATCTGGGCCTGGAACCCCGCGAGCTGGCGGAGCGCCGGGTCCGCATCGTCTCCAGAGGTAGGTCGCAGCTTTTCTCTCTGAACCCGCGAGGCGGCAGTTTGGTCACCGCAGGCAGGATAGACCGGGAGGAACTGTGCGCCCAGAGCGCGCCATGTCTTGTGAGCTTTAACATCCTTGTGGAAGATAGAGTGAGACTTTTCGGGATAGAGATAGAGGTAACAGATGTCAATGACAATGCCCCAAAATTCCAAGCAGAAACTCTAGatgtaaaaattaatgaaaatgtcgCTTCAGGGATGCGCTTTCCTCTTCCGGAAGCTATTGATCCGGATGTGGGCGTGAACTCTCTGCAGAGTTACAAGCTCAGCCCCAATAAGCACTTCTCTCTTGGCGTTCAGAGCCGTGCTAATGGCGTCAAGTACCCAGAGCTAGTGCTGGAGCACTCCCTAGATCGTGAGGAAGAAGCGATTCACCACCTGGTCCTCGTGGCCTCTGACGGGGGTAACCCTCCCAGATCAGGCACTGTCCTCATCACTGTGACTGTCTTTGATGCAAATGACAATGCTCCAGTCTTCACCTTGCCCGAATACCGGGTGAATATTCCAGAGAACTTGCCTGTGGGCACTCAGCTGCTAAAGGTAACCGCCACTGACAAAGACGAAGGCGCCAATGGAGAGGTGACATACTCGTTCCGAAAGTCACTGGACACAAAATTGTTGAAATTCCAACTAGACAAAAATACTggggaaataaaaatatctgaaaatctAGACTATGAAGAAATGGGTTTCTATGAAATAGAAATCCAAGCTGAAGACGGTGGGGCCTATCTGGCGACTGCAAAAGTGTTGATTACAGTAGAGGATGTAAATGACAATGATCCAGAGGTCACCATCACATCTCTCTTTAGCCCAGTGACTGAAGACTCGCCTGTGGGCACTGTCATAGCCCTTTTAAACGTGCACGACTTAGACTCTGGGCAGAATGGAGAGGTAACCTGTTCCATCTCAGGGAGCCTGCCTTTTAAATTAGAAAAGTCCATTGACAGTTACTATAGACTAGTGACACAAAGAGCCCTTGATAGGGAACAGGTGCCCTCTTACAACATCACAGTGACGGCCACTGATGGGGGAAACCCACCTTTGTCAACCCAGGCTCACTTCACTCTGCAAGTGGCAGATATCAACGACAACCCGCCTACCTTCCCTCGCACATCCTACTCTACCTCCGTCCCAGAGAACAACCCCAGAGGTGCCTCCATCTTCTCAGTGACTGCCCTGGATCCAGACAGCAGAGAGAATGCCCAAATCGTTTACTCTCTGGCTGAAGACACCGTTGAGGGGGCACCACTCTCTTCCTACATATCCATCAACTCAGACACTGGCATCCTGTATGCGCTCTGGTCCTTTGACTATGAGCAGTTTCGTGAACTGCAGGTGCAGGTGACTGCTAGTGACAGCGGGAAGCCTCCCCTCCACAGTAATGTGTCATTGACCCTGTACGTGCTGGATCAGAATGACAACTCTCCAGAAATCTTGTACCCCACCATACCCACTGATGGCTCCACTGGAGTAGAGCTTGCTCCCCGCTCAGCAGAACTGGGCTATCTGGTGACGAAGGTGGTGGCAGTGGACAGAGACTCGGGACAGAACGCCTGGCTGTCCTATCGCCTACTCAAGGCCAGCGAACCAGGTCTCTTCTCGGTGGGACTGCACACAGGTGAGGTGCGCACAGCACGGGCCTTGCTAGACAGAGATGCTCTCAAGCAGAGTCTCGTAGTGGCTGTGCAGGACCATGGCCAGCCTCCGCTCTCTTCAACAGTCACTCTGACTATCGCAGTAGCTGACAGCATCCCTGAGGTTCTAGCAGATTTGGGCAACCTAGAGCCACTTCCGGACTCTGAAGCCTCAAGCCTCACACTCTACCTAGTAGTGGCGGTGGCAGCGGTCTCCTGcgtttttcttgcctttgtcaTTGTGTTGTTAGCACTCAAACTTCGTCGCTGGCACAAGTCTCACGTGCTGCGGTCTTCAGGAGACGGATTGGCTGGCCTGCCCGCCTCTCACTATGTGGGCGTGGATGGGGTGCGCGCTTTCTTGCAAACCTATTCGCACGAGGTCTCCCTCACTGCTGATTCGCGGAAGAGTCACCTGATCTTCCCGCAGCCCAACTACGCAGACACGCTCATTAGCCAGGAGAGCTGTGAGAAAAAAGATCCTTTGTCTTTGTTAGACGATTCGAAGTGCCCTGTCGAAGTGCCA GAACAGAAGCTGAACATGATGAGGACATTGTCCTCTTTAATGGTGAAGAAAACTCAGCGGAAACCGGAAGTGCTGGGGCGGGGCTCTAGAATAACCTAA